The genome window AAAATTGATCAACTAAAGCTTGAAAATAAAAAGGATTATAAGGTCGTACACATTGTTTTTGGTGAATCTGCTGCTGGTAGTTTAAGAATGGCACTTAAAGAAATGGGAGTGCAAGAAGAGGAAAAGGTTATCTATTTTTCAGATGATTTTTCCTTTGGACCATTATGGAAGATAGAGGAGGAAATAGGATTCGCACTTAGGCATAAATGGTTAATAAACCATATTAATTATGATGATGAGTATTTATTTAGCTATAAGAGAAAATTCCATAAAACAATTTTAGAAGTAAAGAATATCAAAGAACAGGCGCATATCATCATTTGGGCAGGTGAAAATGCTAATGAACAAACGGCACAACGCTTTGTTCTTTCTTTATTACAACATAAAACGAATGATATTTTCTTAATTAACCCCTTGGAATACAATAAAGAGATAGCTTCCAAATCGGATGCAGAGGTCCATGCAATACATACTGGCGAGTTTACATCTGAGGAGTTACAAGTCATTTATCAAAAAAATAACTGGAAACAGCCACTTACAA of Niallia circulans contains these proteins:
- a CDS encoding DUF1835 domain-containing protein; amino-acid sequence: MIHKLKEYVENASEEEVRSLLFLILLQISVEEQPDEELAKNLRKTYQDYLQTKIDQLKLENKKDYKVVHIVFGESAAGSLRMALKEMGVQEEEKVIYFSDDFSFGPLWKIEEEIGFALRHKWLINHINYDDEYLFSYKRKFHKTILEVKNIKEQAHIIIWAGENANEQTAQRFVLSLLQHKTNDIFLINPLEYNKEIASKSDAEVHAIHTGEFTSEELQVIYQKNNWKQPLTKSARLKYINEWKKISQQNKNLRIWADKKIDSVGEDYYDNYIIKTAKLLHKEQNNADFIKSARLIGEIIGNLNQRIGDIYFEYRLIRLVLKGIFELEGVPKAMRYYSVKLQEGYR